Proteins encoded in a region of the Pseudomonas putida genome:
- a CDS encoding asparaginase, translating into MLAMRAVKNLLVLYTGGTIGMLETPEGLAPAGGFEARMREHFAQMADAPKLQWALQELNPLLDSANMQQHNWLAMRDAIVEAVDVAGHDGVLVLHGTDSMAYSAAALSFLLLGLPVPVLLTGSMLPAGAPGSDAWANLCGALRQFEQGLEGGVHLYFHGQLLHGCRASKLRSEAFDAFAALPRHRGGERASAIPAELGYMHPRQPVNLAVVPVFPGLQAEHLQGLIDSGVQGVLLECYGSGTGPSDDQALLDVLSAARQRGVMLAAISQCPEGSVVFDTYAAGNRLRGAGLISGGGMTREAALGKMVALLGAGLDVEAAEQWFALDLCGERA; encoded by the coding sequence ATGCTTGCCATGCGTGCAGTAAAGAATCTTCTCGTTCTCTATACCGGTGGCACCATCGGCATGCTCGAAACCCCGGAAGGCCTGGCGCCGGCCGGTGGCTTCGAAGCGCGGATGCGTGAACACTTTGCCCAGATGGCCGATGCACCCAAGCTGCAATGGGCGCTGCAAGAGCTGAACCCGCTGCTGGACAGCGCCAACATGCAACAGCACAACTGGTTGGCGATGCGCGATGCCATCGTCGAAGCCGTGGATGTTGCAGGCCATGATGGCGTGTTGGTGTTGCATGGCACCGACAGCATGGCTTACAGCGCTGCAGCGTTGTCGTTCCTGTTGCTGGGCCTGCCCGTACCGGTGCTGTTGACCGGCTCGATGCTGCCTGCTGGTGCACCGGGTAGCGATGCCTGGGCCAACCTGTGCGGCGCATTGCGCCAGTTCGAACAAGGCCTGGAAGGTGGGGTGCATCTGTACTTCCACGGCCAACTGCTGCATGGCTGCCGGGCGTCCAAGCTGCGCAGCGAAGCGTTCGATGCCTTTGCCGCTCTACCGCGCCATCGGGGTGGTGAGCGGGCCTCGGCGATTCCCGCCGAACTTGGCTACATGCATCCACGCCAGCCGGTCAACCTGGCCGTAGTGCCGGTGTTCCCAGGGCTGCAGGCCGAGCACTTGCAGGGGCTGATCGACAGCGGTGTACAAGGGGTTCTGCTGGAGTGCTATGGCAGCGGTACGGGTCCATCGGATGACCAAGCGCTGCTTGATGTGCTGAGCGCGGCACGCCAGCGCGGCGTGATGCTGGCGGCTATCAGCCAGTGCCCAGAAGGCTCCGTGGTGTTCGATACCTATGCGGCAGGTAACCGCTTGCGCGGGGCCGGCCTGATCAGTGGTGGCGGCATGACCCGTGAGGCAGCGCTGGGCAAGATGGTTGCGCTGCTGGGGGCTGGGTTGGATGTCGAAGCCGCCGAGCAGTGGTTTGCGCTGGACCTGTGTGGGGAACGGGCGTAG
- a CDS encoding alanine/glycine:cation symporter family protein, translating to MLEVINDFLSGKLLIVLIVGLGSYFTLRSRFVQFRHFAHMFSVFKESLRGQAGQLSSFQALMLSLAGRVGAGNIAGVGIAVTLGGPGAVFWMWVTALVGMSSSFFECTLAQVYKRADGDGLYRGGPAYYIQHGLKLKSMAIVFSILLLVTYGFAFIGLQSYTVTHSLQNAFAFDPKHTGIVLAVLLAVTFIGGIKRIAAVSDLLVPVKTLAYIGVTLYVIGTQIEHVPAMLETIFKSAFGLDPAFGGLLGSAIVMGVKRGVFANEAGLGSAPNVAAVAAVKHPGAQGVVQAFSVFLDTFVICTCTALLILLSGFYTPGFEGDGIVLTQNSLAAVVGDWGRVFVSVALSLFVFTCILYNYYLGENSLQFLSRNRVVLMVFRGLVLALVVWGSMQDLSTVFAFADITMTCLAFVNLVALALLFKVGLRVMRDYDDQRKAGVHQPVFDSSKFADLDLDRNAWPANPQVETAADKAAGQAQPQR from the coding sequence ATGCTCGAAGTAATCAACGATTTCCTTTCGGGGAAACTCCTCATCGTGCTGATCGTAGGGCTGGGTAGCTACTTCACCCTCCGCTCCCGGTTCGTCCAGTTCCGCCATTTCGCCCATATGTTCAGCGTGTTCAAGGAATCGCTGCGTGGCCAGGCAGGCCAGCTGAGCTCCTTCCAGGCGCTGATGCTGAGCCTGGCCGGCCGCGTAGGTGCCGGTAACATCGCTGGTGTCGGTATCGCTGTGACCCTGGGTGGCCCAGGTGCCGTGTTCTGGATGTGGGTCACCGCACTGGTGGGTATGTCCAGCAGCTTCTTCGAATGTACCCTGGCCCAAGTGTACAAGCGCGCGGATGGCGATGGCCTGTACCGCGGTGGCCCGGCCTACTACATCCAGCACGGGCTGAAGCTGAAAAGCATGGCCATCGTGTTCTCGATCCTGCTGCTGGTCACCTACGGCTTCGCCTTCATCGGCCTGCAGTCTTACACCGTGACTCACTCGCTGCAGAACGCCTTCGCCTTCGACCCGAAACACACCGGTATCGTCCTGGCCGTGCTGCTGGCCGTCACCTTCATCGGCGGCATCAAGCGTATCGCTGCGGTGTCGGACCTGCTGGTGCCGGTCAAGACCCTGGCCTACATCGGCGTGACCCTGTACGTGATCGGCACCCAGATCGAACATGTGCCGGCCATGCTTGAAACCATCTTCAAGAGCGCCTTCGGCCTCGACCCGGCCTTCGGTGGCCTGCTCGGCAGCGCCATCGTCATGGGCGTCAAACGTGGCGTATTCGCCAACGAAGCGGGCCTGGGCAGTGCGCCGAACGTGGCGGCCGTGGCGGCCGTGAAACACCCGGGTGCGCAGGGCGTGGTGCAGGCTTTCAGCGTGTTCCTCGACACCTTCGTGATCTGCACCTGCACCGCACTGCTGATTCTTCTGTCGGGCTTCTACACCCCTGGTTTCGAGGGCGACGGCATTGTCCTGACCCAGAACTCGCTGGCCGCCGTGGTGGGTGACTGGGGCCGCGTGTTCGTCAGCGTGGCGCTGTCGCTGTTCGTGTTCACCTGCATCCTCTACAACTACTACCTGGGCGAGAACAGCCTGCAGTTCCTGAGCCGCAACCGTGTGGTGCTGATGGTGTTCCGTGGCCTGGTGCTGGCGTTGGTGGTTTGGGGGTCGATGCAAGACCTGTCGACTGTGTTCGCCTTCGCCGACATCACCATGACTTGCCTGGCCTTCGTCAACCTGGTCGCCCTGGCCCTGCTGTTCAAGGTCGGCCTGCGCGTCATGCGCGACTACGACGACCAGCGCAAGGCCGGTGTGCATCAGCCAGTGTTCGACTCATCTAAGTTCGCCGACCTGGACCTGGACCGTAATGCCTGGCCTGCCAATCCGCAGGTGGAAACAGCCGCTGACAAAGCAGCCGGCCAAGCTCAGCCGCAGCGCTGA
- a CDS encoding helix-turn-helix domain-containing protein encodes MSDHFATNLKLACSHYRSISEVCRQLSINRAQFNKYLSGQSRPTAFNLKRIGDFFGVEDYELNLPAEQFARLIGARVSTLAEQPSDPISELFRPLHDHAGNLSRYCGYYFEYSNCMSVPGTILVSLVHLWEERGRFLFERRERQERSSATDQHAEVRCRYLGAAFQLQDRLFLIDYESLTFNEMSQTILIPSFKSRITRLNGLKAGVSSGDRRNPACTRVVWEYLGEEINRINAYRQVKLYRPDDPRIDDDVRERLSVRPLSNGLFEIE; translated from the coding sequence ATGAGCGATCATTTCGCTACCAACCTCAAGCTGGCCTGCAGCCATTACCGCTCTATTTCCGAAGTTTGCCGCCAGCTGTCGATCAACCGCGCACAGTTCAACAAGTACCTGAGCGGGCAGAGCCGTCCGACGGCTTTCAACCTGAAGCGCATCGGCGATTTCTTCGGCGTTGAGGATTACGAGTTGAACCTGCCGGCCGAGCAGTTTGCCCGGCTGATTGGCGCACGGGTGTCGACCCTGGCCGAGCAGCCCAGCGACCCGATCAGTGAACTGTTCCGCCCGCTGCACGATCATGCCGGCAACCTGTCGCGCTATTGCGGTTACTACTTCGAGTATTCCAACTGCATGTCGGTGCCGGGCACGATCCTGGTGTCACTGGTGCACCTGTGGGAGGAGCGTGGCCGCTTCCTGTTCGAGCGCCGGGAGCGTCAGGAGCGCTCCAGCGCCACTGACCAGCATGCCGAGGTGCGTTGCCGTTATCTGGGGGCGGCGTTCCAGCTGCAGGACCGTTTGTTCCTCATCGACTACGAGTCGCTGACGTTCAACGAAATGAGCCAGACCATCCTCATCCCCAGCTTCAAAAGCCGAATCACTCGCCTGAACGGCCTGAAGGCCGGTGTGTCCAGCGGCGACCGGCGCAACCCGGCCTGCACCAGGGTGGTGTGGGAGTACCTGGGTGAGGAGATCAATCGCATCAATGCTTACCGGCAAGTGAAACTGTACCGGCCGGATGATCCGCGTATCGATGATGATGTACGTGAGCGGCTAAGCGTGAGGCCACTGAGTAACGGTTTGTTTGAAATCGAGTAA
- a CDS encoding alpha/beta hydrolase, whose protein sequence is MHLQTGSSQRLKWQFDEPAPGKELFIDEVFGTYQQQARLLVPDIERAGPAFVLGGARSDFTRLNPLLYRLQAAGIGSLTANLSGHSLASEPGAASPSLATNLDEARRFHAHIAPQCRTIIGHSLGAAIALKLAAQLPQVNSIVLVCPAVYPDHAHQAPFGPAFTAAIRKPYGFLDCDSYAFLKQFQGRVLMVIGEYDGLNSQRFGKGPGTSAGSLWLTGAERYSPIPEEVTQALMQSVAAARLQCVFLTDCDHGIAAHLRSTPAIADQVASAVETFILEDA, encoded by the coding sequence ATGCACTTGCAAACGGGATCTTCTCAGCGCCTGAAATGGCAGTTTGACGAACCCGCCCCAGGCAAAGAACTTTTCATCGACGAAGTATTCGGAACCTACCAGCAACAGGCCCGATTGCTGGTACCCGATATCGAGCGCGCAGGGCCTGCATTCGTCCTGGGTGGCGCGCGCTCCGACTTTACCCGGCTCAACCCCCTGCTCTATCGCTTGCAAGCCGCAGGCATAGGTTCGCTCACTGCTAATCTGTCAGGCCATAGCCTTGCCAGTGAACCTGGTGCAGCTTCGCCTTCACTGGCTACGAACCTTGATGAGGCACGACGCTTCCACGCGCATATCGCACCTCAATGCCGAACGATAATTGGCCACAGCCTGGGCGCGGCAATTGCGCTGAAACTTGCAGCACAATTGCCGCAGGTGAACAGCATCGTGCTGGTCTGCCCAGCAGTCTATCCAGACCATGCTCACCAGGCCCCCTTCGGTCCGGCATTCACAGCCGCCATCAGAAAACCCTATGGCTTTCTCGATTGCGACAGTTACGCCTTCCTCAAGCAGTTCCAAGGCAGAGTGCTGATGGTGATAGGCGAATATGACGGGCTCAACTCACAGCGATTCGGCAAAGGCCCAGGCACCAGCGCAGGCAGCCTGTGGCTGACCGGCGCCGAGCGCTACAGCCCGATTCCTGAGGAGGTCACCCAGGCCCTGATGCAATCAGTTGCAGCCGCGCGTTTGCAATGCGTGTTTCTTACAGACTGCGACCATGGCATCGCCGCCCATTTACGCAGTACGCCAGCGATTGCGGATCAGGTTGCGAGCGCCGTGGAAACCTTCATCCTCGAAGACGCCTGA
- a CDS encoding sugar nucleotide-binding protein — MRMRLMLLGGGNALGQALIRLGAEEDIAFLAPRPPENGWTPASLTQLLDDHRPDALVNLAYYFDWFQAESVSEQRLAQQERAVERLAELCQHHQITLVQPSSYRVFDGSRATAYSEKDEPVPLGLRGQALWRIEQSVRAACPQHVLLRFGWLLDESIDGSLGRFLTRAEQPQELLLADDRRGNPTPVDDAARVILSVLKQLDCNAPLWGTYHYAGNEATTPLALGQAILTEAGQHRQLAVQAPTPQAHAARPDASEEPQHAVLACKKILHTFGIKPRAWRAGLPPLLDRFYRHG, encoded by the coding sequence ATGCGTATGCGCCTAATGCTGTTGGGTGGTGGCAATGCCCTCGGGCAAGCGCTGATTCGTCTTGGGGCCGAGGAGGACATCGCATTCCTGGCGCCACGCCCGCCCGAGAACGGTTGGACGCCGGCCAGCCTCACTCAGTTGCTCGACGATCACCGCCCCGACGCGCTGGTCAACCTGGCCTATTACTTCGACTGGTTCCAGGCCGAGTCGGTCAGCGAGCAGCGCCTGGCTCAACAGGAGCGGGCGGTGGAGCGGCTGGCGGAGCTGTGCCAGCACCACCAGATCACCCTGGTGCAGCCTTCCAGCTACCGGGTGTTCGATGGTTCGCGGGCCACGGCCTATAGCGAAAAAGACGAGCCCGTGCCGCTGGGCCTGCGTGGCCAGGCCTTGTGGCGCATCGAGCAGAGCGTGCGTGCGGCCTGCCCACAGCATGTACTGCTGCGCTTTGGCTGGCTGCTCGACGAGAGCATCGACGGCTCGTTGGGCCGCTTCCTGACACGTGCCGAGCAACCACAAGAGCTGCTGCTGGCCGATGATCGACGTGGCAACCCGACGCCTGTCGATGATGCCGCCCGGGTGATCCTGTCGGTGCTCAAGCAGCTCGATTGCAATGCGCCGTTGTGGGGCACCTACCATTACGCTGGCAACGAGGCGACCACGCCGCTGGCGCTGGGCCAGGCGATCCTCACCGAGGCCGGCCAGCACCGCCAACTGGCCGTGCAGGCCCCCACACCGCAAGCCCATGCCGCGCGCCCGGATGCCAGCGAAGAGCCGCAACATGCGGTACTGGCCTGCAAGAAAATCCTTCATACCTTCGGTATCAAGCCGCGTGCCTGGCGCGCTGGCTTGCCGCCTCTACTGGACCGGTTCTACCGCCATGGCTGA
- a CDS encoding MFS transporter yields the protein MAPSLTRWTTLLLAITSAMAVATVYFAQPLLESMAAELGVGQQQIGWVVGATQAGYALGLLLIVPLGDLVDRKRLLLGQLLFSALALIGVGMSQSWAMLLVALAVTGLMAVMVQVMVAHAASLASPGQQGQAVGAVTSGVVLGILLARLVSGGLADLAGWRSVYWMAAGVLIVLALVIWRSLPSVQPVMHRSGYRALIVSQFNLYRHDRLLRQRGMFGVLIFAAFSVLWSAMVMPLSAAPLALSHTEIGLFGLAGVAGTLAASRAGRLADQGQGERTTGLALALLTLSWLPTAFVGASLMAFVLGVLMLDFAVQAVHVTNQSLLLAGRGAMASRLIGAYMCCYSLGSGLGAVLAAWVFAHWGWVAVCGLGMAISAVALGYWLWLQRARAAEAALPCSGQNL from the coding sequence ATGGCACCTTCACTGACACGCTGGACAACCCTGTTGCTTGCCATTACCAGCGCCATGGCCGTCGCGACGGTGTACTTCGCTCAGCCTCTGCTTGAGTCGATGGCTGCCGAGCTGGGGGTAGGGCAGCAGCAGATTGGCTGGGTAGTTGGCGCGACCCAGGCGGGCTATGCCCTGGGGTTGCTACTGATCGTGCCGCTGGGTGACTTGGTCGATCGCAAGCGCCTGTTGCTTGGCCAGTTGCTGTTCTCGGCTCTGGCGCTGATCGGCGTCGGCATGTCGCAAAGTTGGGCAATGCTGCTGGTGGCTCTAGCCGTCACCGGGTTGATGGCCGTGATGGTGCAGGTGATGGTGGCGCATGCCGCGAGCCTGGCCTCACCGGGCCAGCAAGGGCAGGCGGTAGGCGCCGTCACCAGTGGTGTGGTGCTGGGCATTCTGCTTGCGCGCCTGGTCTCGGGCGGGTTGGCCGACCTGGCCGGTTGGCGCAGCGTGTACTGGATGGCCGCAGGCGTCTTGATAGTGCTGGCACTGGTGATATGGCGTAGCTTGCCCTCGGTGCAGCCCGTCATGCATCGGTCTGGCTACCGGGCGCTGATTGTGTCCCAGTTCAACCTGTACCGGCACGACAGGTTGCTGCGCCAGCGAGGCATGTTTGGAGTGTTGATCTTCGCCGCGTTCAGCGTGCTATGGAGTGCCATGGTCATGCCGCTCAGTGCTGCGCCGTTGGCGCTGAGCCATACCGAGATCGGCCTGTTCGGCCTGGCAGGTGTCGCGGGTACCTTGGCAGCTTCGCGTGCCGGTCGTCTGGCTGACCAGGGGCAGGGTGAACGCACTACTGGGTTGGCGCTGGCCTTGCTGACGCTGTCGTGGTTGCCCACGGCGTTTGTCGGGGCTTCACTGATGGCCTTCGTGCTGGGAGTGCTGATGCTGGACTTTGCCGTGCAGGCGGTACATGTCACCAACCAGAGCCTGTTGCTGGCCGGGCGTGGCGCGATGGCCAGCCGGTTGATCGGTGCCTACATGTGTTGCTACTCGCTTGGCAGCGGGCTGGGAGCGGTGTTGGCGGCCTGGGTGTTTGCCCATTGGGGGTGGGTCGCAGTGTGCGGGCTTGGCATGGCCATCAGCGCGGTAGCGCTGGGCTACTGGCTATGGCTGCAACGTGCGAGGGCGGCCGAAGCCGCCCTGCCGTGTTCAGGTCAGAACTTGTAG
- a CDS encoding OmpW family protein encodes MNKSLLGASLVALALAAPVAHAHQAGDVIVRAGAITTAPNESSGDLKFDGNKVSGTKATLDSDTQLGLTFAYMLTDHIGLELLAATPFKHTVGVKGLGGGLDGKLADIKQLPPTLSLQYYPMEPNSKFQPYAGVGINYTLFFDEDLSSARKQQGFSNLKLQDSIGIAGQLGMDYMITDNLLVNASVWYVDIDTKASVNGPTALGYSKTKVDVDVDPWVYMVGLGYKF; translated from the coding sequence ATGAACAAGTCCTTGCTCGGCGCCTCGCTTGTGGCCCTTGCGCTCGCCGCCCCTGTTGCCCACGCTCACCAGGCAGGCGATGTCATCGTCCGCGCAGGCGCCATCACCACCGCCCCTAACGAAAGCAGCGGCGACCTGAAATTCGATGGCAACAAGGTTTCGGGCACCAAGGCAACCCTGGACAGCGACACCCAGCTGGGCTTGACCTTTGCCTATATGCTCACCGACCACATCGGCCTGGAGCTGCTGGCAGCCACCCCGTTCAAGCACACCGTAGGCGTAAAAGGCCTGGGCGGCGGCCTGGACGGCAAGCTGGCCGACATCAAGCAACTGCCACCGACCCTGTCGCTGCAGTACTACCCGATGGAACCGAACTCCAAGTTCCAGCCCTATGCCGGCGTGGGCATCAACTACACCCTGTTCTTCGATGAAGACCTCAGCAGTGCCCGCAAGCAGCAAGGCTTCAGCAACCTGAAACTGCAGGACTCGATCGGGATCGCCGGCCAGCTGGGCATGGACTACATGATCACCGACAACCTGCTGGTCAACGCCTCGGTCTGGTACGTCGACATCGACACCAAGGCCAGCGTCAACGGCCCGACCGCTTTGGGCTACAGCAAGACCAAGGTCGACGTCGATGTCGACCCGTGGGTGTACATGGTCGGCCTTGGCTACAAGTTCTGA
- a CDS encoding DUF3299 domain-containing protein has product MIKHLIALFAGSPAKRPVKATQFLLVILLSLTLPAWASEPRELDWPALIPEGAPVIPPQLAPLHDMSQLSNALSAESAPPARQQAPDAPVVKGLDGQQVKLPGYIVPLEVSEEGRTTEFLLVPYYGACIHVPPPPSNQIVHIFSEMGVRVEDLYQPYWIEGKMQVRASSSELADAGYQMEAEKIYAYELR; this is encoded by the coding sequence ATGATCAAACACCTCATCGCCCTCTTCGCGGGTTCACCCGCGAAGAGGCCAGTAAAGGCAACACAATTTCTACTGGTCATATTGCTCTCGCTGACATTGCCTGCCTGGGCCTCAGAACCCCGTGAACTGGACTGGCCCGCCCTGATCCCCGAAGGCGCCCCGGTCATCCCACCACAACTGGCGCCGCTGCACGACATGTCGCAGCTAAGCAACGCCCTGTCTGCCGAGTCTGCCCCACCCGCGCGCCAGCAAGCCCCCGATGCCCCGGTGGTGAAAGGTCTCGACGGCCAGCAGGTCAAGCTGCCGGGCTACATCGTGCCACTGGAGGTCAGCGAAGAAGGCCGCACCACCGAATTCCTGCTGGTCCCTTACTACGGTGCGTGTATCCACGTGCCACCCCCACCGTCGAACCAGATCGTGCACATTTTCAGTGAGATGGGCGTGCGCGTCGAAGACCTCTACCAACCTTACTGGATCGAGGGGAAGATGCAGGTTAGAGCCTCCAGCAGCGAACTGGCCGACGCTGGCTACCAGATGGAGGCCGAGAAAATATACGCGTATGAGCTGAGATGA
- a CDS encoding ABC transporter permease encodes MYLLRLALASLANRRFTAFLTAFAIALSVCLLLAVERVRTEARASFASTISGTDLIVGARSGSVNLLLYSVFRIGNATNNIRWDSFQHYAQDPRVKWAIPISLGDSHRGYRVMGTTADYFSHYQYGRRQHLELSQGREFASDPFEVVLGAEVAEALHYKLGDKLVLAHGVAAISLVKHDDKPFTVVGVLKRTGTPVDRTLHISLGGMEAIHIDWHNGVPARGAGRISAEQARAMDLQPAAITAFMLGLNSKIATFSLQREINEYRSEPLLAILPGVALQELWSLMGTAEQALFVVSLFVVLTGLIGMLTAILTSLNERRREMAILRSVGARPWHIAGLLVLEALSLAAVGIVAGLGLLYAGIALAQGYVQANYGLYLPLALPSAHEWTLLAIILGAALLMGSVPAWRAYWQSLADGLSIHL; translated from the coding sequence ATGTACCTGCTCCGCCTTGCCCTGGCCAGCCTGGCCAACCGCCGTTTCACTGCGTTTCTGACCGCTTTTGCCATTGCCTTGTCGGTGTGCCTGCTGCTGGCCGTGGAGCGGGTCCGTACCGAGGCTCGCGCCAGCTTCGCCAGCACCATCAGCGGAACCGACCTGATCGTCGGCGCCCGCTCTGGCTCGGTGAACCTGCTGCTGTATTCGGTGTTCCGCATTGGTAACGCCACCAACAACATCCGTTGGGACAGCTTCCAGCATTATGCCCAGGACCCACGGGTGAAGTGGGCAATCCCGATCTCGCTGGGCGACTCCCACCGTGGCTACAGGGTGATGGGTACCACGGCGGATTACTTCAGCCATTACCAGTACGGTCGCCGCCAGCACCTGGAACTGAGCCAGGGACGTGAGTTCGCCAGCGACCCCTTCGAAGTGGTGCTCGGCGCCGAAGTGGCCGAGGCGCTGCATTACAAGCTGGGTGACAAGCTGGTACTGGCCCACGGCGTGGCCGCCATCAGCCTGGTCAAGCACGACGACAAACCATTCACCGTGGTCGGTGTGCTCAAACGCACCGGCACACCGGTCGATCGCACCCTGCATATCAGCCTGGGGGGTATGGAAGCGATCCATATCGACTGGCACAACGGCGTACCCGCCCGTGGCGCCGGGCGCATCAGCGCCGAGCAAGCACGCGCGATGGACCTGCAACCTGCCGCCATCACTGCATTCATGCTGGGGCTGAACAGCAAGATCGCGACCTTCAGCCTGCAGCGGGAGATCAATGAGTACCGCAGCGAGCCGCTGCTGGCGATCCTACCTGGGGTGGCCCTGCAGGAGCTCTGGAGCCTGATGGGCACTGCCGAACAAGCACTGTTCGTGGTGTCGCTGTTCGTGGTGCTGACCGGCCTGATTGGCATGCTCACGGCGATTCTTACCAGCCTCAACGAGCGCCGCCGGGAGATGGCGATCTTACGCTCGGTCGGTGCCAGGCCTTGGCATATCGCGGGGCTGCTGGTACTGGAGGCACTGTCACTGGCGGCGGTCGGGATCGTGGCCGGGCTTGGCTTGCTGTACGCGGGGATTGCCCTTGCGCAGGGGTATGTACAGGCGAACTATGGCTTGTATCTGCCACTGGCCCTACCTAGCGCTCATGAATGGACCTTGCTGGCTATCATCCTGGGGGCTGCGTTGCTGATGGGTAGCGTGCCTGCGTGGCGGGCGTATTGGCAGTCGCTGGCCGATGGTTTGTCCATACACCTCTGA
- a CDS encoding ABC transporter ATP-binding protein encodes MSQPLIELRDLVFAWPGQPPLLDIPALRLNAGEALFLKGPSGSGKTTLLGLLGGVSVPAQGRIELLGQDLGGLSQGARDRFRVDHTGYIFQQFNLLPFLSVRENVELPCRFSRSRKARAEQRHGGVDQAASTLLAHLGLDDPALLARRADSLSIGQQQRVAAARALIGQPELVIADEPTSALDTDTREAFIRLLFDECRAAGASLLFVSHDQSLAPLFDRHLSLADLNRAAKPREA; translated from the coding sequence ATGAGCCAGCCGTTGATCGAACTGCGTGACCTGGTGTTCGCCTGGCCAGGTCAGCCGCCGCTGCTGGACATTCCAGCCTTGCGCCTGAACGCTGGTGAAGCCTTGTTCCTCAAGGGCCCCAGCGGCAGTGGCAAGACCACCTTGCTGGGCCTGCTGGGCGGGGTGAGCGTGCCCGCCCAGGGCCGTATCGAGTTGCTCGGCCAGGACCTCGGCGGGCTGAGTCAGGGCGCCCGCGACCGTTTTCGGGTGGATCACACGGGGTACATCTTTCAGCAGTTCAACCTGCTGCCATTTCTGTCGGTACGTGAAAACGTCGAGCTGCCCTGCCGCTTCTCGCGCAGCCGCAAGGCCCGCGCCGAGCAGCGCCATGGCGGTGTCGACCAGGCAGCCAGCACGCTGTTGGCGCACCTGGGCCTGGACGACCCCGCCCTGCTCGCCCGCCGCGCCGACAGCCTGTCGATCGGCCAGCAGCAGCGGGTCGCCGCCGCCCGCGCACTGATCGGCCAGCCCGAGTTGGTGATTGCCGACGAGCCGACTTCGGCACTGGATACCGACACCCGCGAAGCGTTCATCCGCCTGCTGTTCGATGAGTGCCGCGCCGCCGGCGCAAGCTTGTTGTTCGTCAGCCACGATCAAAGCCTGGCACCGCTGTTCGACCGCCACCTTTCCCTGGCCGACCTCAACCGCGCCGCCAAGCCCCGGGAGGCCTGA
- a CDS encoding DUF2796 domain-containing protein — protein MRRLLLALPFALLPLAVAHAHDDHDHDHAHGTLGAHEHGVAKLNVVLDGNTLELELDSPAMNLVGFEHAASSDADKAKVAAVRQQLEQPLTLVGLAAAAGCKEEQQALESPLFGDAPKADEDGDDHEHGHQHSDIGAHYQLTCANPEKLTQVDLAPLFKAFPATQKINVQLIGPNGQKGVETTPAQATVAF, from the coding sequence ATGCGTCGCCTGCTGCTCGCCCTGCCCTTCGCCTTGCTGCCACTGGCCGTGGCCCATGCCCACGATGACCATGATCACGACCACGCCCATGGCACACTCGGCGCCCATGAGCATGGCGTAGCCAAGCTCAACGTCGTACTCGATGGCAACACCCTGGAGCTTGAGCTGGACAGCCCGGCCATGAACCTGGTCGGTTTCGAGCACGCGGCCAGCAGCGATGCCGACAAGGCCAAGGTCGCCGCCGTACGCCAGCAGCTCGAACAACCGTTGACGCTGGTCGGCCTGGCTGCTGCCGCAGGCTGCAAAGAAGAACAGCAGGCGCTGGAAAGCCCGCTGTTCGGTGACGCCCCGAAAGCCGACGAGGATGGCGACGATCATGAGCATGGGCACCAACACAGCGACATTGGCGCCCATTACCAGCTGACCTGCGCCAACCCCGAGAAACTGACACAGGTGGACCTGGCACCACTGTTCAAGGCCTTCCCGGCCACCCAGAAAATCAACGTGCAACTGATCGGCCCCAATGGCCAGAAAGGTGTGGAAACCACGCCGGCCCAGGCAACGGTCGCCTTCTGA